A stretch of the Bacillus licheniformis DSM 13 = ATCC 14580 genome encodes the following:
- a CDS encoding ATP-grasp domain-containing protein, with protein sequence MSTLILNKTAYSKSPYDVWLKGLDEPVAMLTSTDRADECRNYDVIEAFDDYPVNGCIEMRALELNETYHFKTIIASSEFDMLRAGKLRSLLGIKGQSYKSALLFRNKILMKEQVRKAGVKVPDFKKIDSAADLYTFVQTFGFPVVVKPIYGSGSVDTTVLRNRQDVWNVLAKGLPDHLEVESFIEGDMYHIDGLILDEEIVLSWPSRYINGCLAFQDHQFLGSLQLELKNPLTRRLTDFVQKALAALPVPNTTTFHAEVFHTPDDELVFCEVASRTGGAMVREATVQTFGFDINEVCVKAQCGLEFHIPEVDNNPDRLSGWLLIPPKDGVLKEIKPAPAADWIAKQNISAQAGDRFHGSSSSVDAIASCLIIGRTEAELRGRISRLATWFHDHTVWEKNSDVCAI encoded by the coding sequence ATGAGTACGCTTATCTTAAATAAAACAGCTTATAGCAAGTCTCCGTATGATGTATGGCTGAAGGGACTGGATGAACCGGTGGCGATGCTGACCTCAACCGATCGTGCGGATGAATGCAGGAATTATGATGTGATCGAAGCATTTGACGATTATCCGGTTAATGGATGCATCGAAATGCGCGCTTTGGAGCTGAATGAAACGTATCACTTTAAAACGATTATTGCATCCTCGGAATTTGATATGCTGAGGGCGGGGAAGCTGAGGTCGCTTTTGGGGATAAAAGGGCAGTCTTACAAAAGTGCTCTGCTGTTCCGCAACAAAATATTAATGAAAGAGCAAGTAAGAAAAGCCGGTGTGAAGGTTCCAGATTTTAAGAAAATCGACTCGGCGGCCGACTTATATACGTTTGTTCAAACTTTCGGTTTTCCTGTGGTCGTTAAGCCTATTTACGGATCGGGGTCTGTTGATACAACCGTTTTAAGGAATCGGCAGGACGTGTGGAATGTTCTTGCGAAAGGTCTTCCCGATCATCTGGAAGTTGAGTCGTTTATCGAAGGGGATATGTATCATATAGACGGCCTCATCCTTGATGAAGAAATTGTCCTCAGCTGGCCGTCGCGTTATATCAACGGGTGTCTAGCGTTTCAAGATCATCAGTTTTTAGGCAGCCTCCAGCTTGAATTGAAAAATCCGCTTACCCGGCGGTTGACTGATTTTGTTCAAAAAGCGCTTGCTGCCCTTCCTGTTCCGAATACCACAACATTCCATGCTGAAGTGTTTCATACACCAGATGATGAACTGGTGTTTTGTGAAGTGGCCAGTAGAACCGGCGGCGCTATGGTCCGTGAAGCAACTGTGCAGACTTTCGGTTTTGATATCAATGAAGTGTGTGTTAAAGCGCAATGCGGCCTGGAATTTCATATACCGGAGGTGGACAACAATCCGGACCGCCTAAGCGGCTGGCTGTTGATTCCGCCGAAAGACGGCGTGCTGAAAGAAATCAAGCCTGCGCCAGCCGCAGACTGGATAGCGAAACAAAATATATCCGCTCAAGCCGGAGACAGGTTCCACGGCTCGTCTTCCAGTGTAGACGCAATTGCAAGCTGTTTAATTATCGGACGCACAGAAGCCGAATTGAGAGGCCGTATCAGCCGGCTTGCAACGTGGTTCCATGATCATACCGTATGGGAAAAGAATTCGGATGTTTGCGCAATTTAA
- a CDS encoding tripartite tricarboxylate transporter substrate binding protein — protein sequence MKNFAIIMICLLILMSGDERQSSAPRPPGGPVEIVVPAEPSGGWDLTAQAIQSVLKQKQVIKSEVKIVYKPGSGGDKGWKYINSSDTYTIGMTSSLMLSNYILGQSKLKTDDFTPLAILAKEWQTIALPKGSEIKSGKDLLNEIKKNPGKVKIGFSPGLGNDDQLSFVRAADMYGVDPFNIQYLQYESSEELIQALIRHEIDAASMTLSEAKTYERSGSITLGAVTSDKRLPAYPHVPTWREQGIPFVFSHWRGVLGPKNMTKEEISYWDQVFKKITSSPEWKQKINEQEWESYYLNSKETQRFLEEQSAFYQNIMAGD from the coding sequence ATGAAGAACTTTGCGATTATAATGATTTGTCTATTGATCTTAATGTCGGGGGATGAAAGACAATCGTCCGCCCCGCGTCCCCCGGGAGGGCCGGTTGAAATCGTCGTACCCGCTGAGCCTTCGGGCGGCTGGGATTTAACGGCTCAGGCGATACAATCCGTCCTTAAACAAAAACAAGTGATAAAAAGCGAAGTGAAGATCGTCTATAAACCCGGAAGCGGCGGTGACAAAGGCTGGAAGTATATAAATAGCAGCGATACGTACACCATCGGCATGACATCCAGCTTAATGCTGAGCAATTACATTCTCGGACAGAGCAAACTGAAAACAGACGATTTCACCCCGCTGGCGATTCTTGCAAAAGAATGGCAGACGATCGCTCTTCCAAAAGGATCGGAAATAAAGAGCGGAAAGGATTTGCTGAATGAGATCAAAAAGAACCCCGGCAAGGTAAAAATCGGTTTTTCCCCCGGACTTGGCAATGATGACCAGCTGTCATTCGTCAGGGCGGCCGATATGTACGGAGTTGACCCTTTTAACATTCAATATTTACAGTATGAAAGCAGCGAAGAGCTCATTCAGGCGCTTATCAGACATGAAATTGACGCCGCATCGATGACTCTATCAGAAGCTAAAACATATGAAAGAAGCGGCAGCATCACACTTGGGGCTGTTACTTCAGACAAAAGGCTTCCCGCATATCCGCATGTACCGACGTGGAGAGAGCAGGGCATCCCGTTTGTATTTTCCCATTGGAGAGGTGTATTAGGCCCGAAAAATATGACCAAAGAAGAAATTTCCTACTGGGATCAAGTGTTTAAAAAGATCACATCCTCACCGGAATGGAAGCAGAAAATAAATGAACAGGAATGGGAAAGCTATTATTTAAACAGCAAGGAGACGCAACGATTCCTTGAGGAGCAATCAGCATTTTATCAAAACATCATGGCTGGGGATTAA
- a CDS encoding LysR family transcriptional regulator, with amino-acid sequence MNLHALRLFYSVAETGSVTQAAKQLSISQPAVTSQIKKLEREIDCTLFVPKGRGILLTQSGAELAKQAKRLFSLEKEIESYVEQLREGSIGKLRIASTFLPANYLLPRWLSRFKQQFPKTEVEITTTNFQKACEQLINYEADIGLIGGTTEFGPFLKGTLLLEDDMLFVVNQKHKFASKHVALEEIVKEPFVFREEGSFSREKLISLCNLHNAGKPNMGVQINGLNETIRTVMEGYGVTFVSALEVNEYIARGDIAKVHVDKAVIKNPISLCVRTEDHLSPSALNFIQMIDSTDEYPL; translated from the coding sequence ATGAATCTCCATGCACTGCGATTGTTCTATTCGGTCGCTGAAACAGGCAGTGTCACTCAAGCCGCCAAACAGTTAAGTATCAGCCAGCCCGCCGTCACCTCGCAAATTAAGAAATTAGAACGCGAGATCGACTGCACCTTATTCGTTCCTAAAGGCAGAGGGATCCTGCTGACACAGTCCGGCGCAGAGCTTGCAAAACAGGCCAAGCGGCTGTTTTCACTTGAAAAAGAAATTGAATCGTACGTGGAGCAGTTAAGGGAAGGGTCAATTGGAAAACTGCGTATTGCCTCCACCTTCCTCCCCGCCAATTATTTGCTGCCAAGATGGCTCAGCCGATTTAAACAGCAATTTCCGAAAACGGAAGTTGAAATCACGACAACGAATTTTCAAAAAGCTTGTGAACAGCTGATCAACTACGAAGCGGACATTGGCCTGATCGGCGGGACAACGGAATTCGGCCCCTTCTTAAAAGGAACGCTGCTTTTGGAAGATGACATGTTATTCGTAGTCAATCAAAAACATAAATTCGCCTCAAAACACGTGGCATTAGAGGAGATTGTAAAAGAACCTTTCGTCTTTCGCGAGGAAGGAAGTTTTTCGCGGGAAAAATTGATTTCGCTGTGCAACCTGCATAACGCGGGAAAACCAAATATGGGTGTACAAATAAACGGATTAAACGAAACAATCAGAACGGTTATGGAAGGATACGGTGTAACATTCGTATCCGCTCTTGAAGTAAACGAATATATCGCCCGCGGAGACATCGCAAAGGTTCATGTTGATAAAGCCGTAATAAAGAACCCGATTTCGCTATGTGTAAGGACGGAAGACCATCTATCTCCATCTGCCCTTAACTTTATTCAAATGATCGATTCGACCGATGAATATCCTCTATAA
- a CDS encoding sigma-G-dependent sporulation-specific acid-soluble spore protein CsgA, giving the protein MDTTLGYLRESLSNHLEHGIGQNIYRKIVSGRYANEEEFVEHLEEREMEFLNQVLEHEMKYALNEQDHKRTRELNEVYELLF; this is encoded by the coding sequence ATGGACACAACATTGGGCTACCTCCGTGAGTCACTGTCGAATCACCTTGAACACGGCATAGGACAAAACATTTACAGAAAAATCGTTTCCGGGCGATATGCCAATGAGGAAGAGTTTGTCGAGCACTTGGAGGAGCGGGAAATGGAATTTCTGAATCAAGTGCTTGAACATGAGATGAAATATGCGCTGAATGAACAGGACCATAAACGGACAAGAGAATTAAACGAAGTGTATGAACTGCTGTTTTGA
- a CDS encoding MDR family MFS transporter: MFAQFKAFSRLHPLIRFLLIGTLVTKAAKSMTTPFLALYLHMKTGADFGTIGLVIGLGYFSSTVGGVVGGALSDKIGRKKVMLSSIFIWSFVFILFGLVHDFMWFLLLNILSWLCHSCFEPVSKALMAELSEREMRFRIFSLRYLAINVGAAVGPLLGAYFGLAKTGTPFIITGLVYFGYAILLSLMMIRLTTVKETKIAPEKVQAGSVLKTLKQDKALRLYIAGGILFLFSYSQMESTLLQYLNNDFANGVKIFSTLITLNAVTVILLQVPLTRLFERYKSLTTISIGTVFCILGNIGFSIANGWIVFMLSMFVLTIGEILCFPSMNVLLDELAPDHMKGAYYGMQNLYNIGEFLGPWLGGMMLALYGGKAVFLIAACSVFLALGAYHVGRRKFLSAQHYGVSPFSY; the protein is encoded by the coding sequence ATGTTTGCGCAATTTAAAGCATTCAGCCGCCTTCATCCGTTGATCCGATTTTTGCTGATAGGCACGCTTGTCACGAAGGCGGCTAAGTCGATGACAACCCCGTTTTTGGCGCTCTATCTCCATATGAAAACGGGAGCCGATTTTGGAACCATCGGGCTTGTCATCGGTTTAGGCTATTTTTCAAGCACTGTAGGAGGGGTAGTCGGAGGAGCGCTTTCAGATAAAATCGGCAGAAAAAAAGTGATGCTTTCATCCATTTTCATCTGGAGCTTTGTATTCATTCTTTTTGGACTTGTTCATGATTTCATGTGGTTTTTATTGCTGAATATTTTAAGCTGGCTTTGCCATTCGTGTTTTGAACCTGTGTCAAAGGCTTTGATGGCTGAGTTATCAGAACGGGAGATGAGATTCCGCATTTTCTCTTTGCGGTATTTGGCCATCAATGTTGGAGCTGCTGTCGGCCCTTTACTGGGCGCTTATTTTGGTCTTGCCAAAACCGGAACGCCGTTTATCATCACAGGGCTGGTCTATTTTGGCTATGCCATACTTTTGAGCTTGATGATGATTCGGCTGACCACGGTGAAAGAGACAAAAATCGCTCCTGAAAAAGTCCAGGCAGGTTCAGTTTTGAAGACGTTAAAGCAAGACAAGGCTCTTCGATTATACATAGCCGGCGGCATCCTTTTTTTGTTCAGCTATTCGCAAATGGAAAGCACTTTGCTGCAGTATTTAAATAACGACTTTGCAAACGGAGTTAAAATATTTTCGACTTTAATCACGTTAAACGCGGTGACGGTCATCCTTTTACAAGTGCCGCTCACCCGTTTATTTGAGAGGTATAAATCCTTAACAACAATATCAATTGGAACCGTTTTTTGCATTTTGGGGAATATCGGTTTTTCTATCGCAAATGGCTGGATTGTTTTTATGCTTTCGATGTTTGTTCTGACAATCGGCGAAATTTTATGTTTTCCTTCAATGAATGTCCTTTTGGACGAGCTGGCTCCGGATCATATGAAGGGCGCGTATTACGGCATGCAAAACTTATACAACATCGGTGAGTTTTTAGGGCCTTGGCTGGGGGGAATGATGCTTGCCTTGTACGGGGGAAAAGCCGTCTTTCTTATTGCTGCGTGTTCAGTCTTTTTGGCTTTAGGCGCTTACCATGTGGGAAGGAGAAAGTTTTTATCTGCACAGCATTATGGTGTATCGCCTTTTTCTTATTGA
- a CDS encoding YbxH family protein — translation MGAIERNGYTFEPEYSVTRQNGAIHVYRRGRFVEEIPFEFHGEFPEHDLIEELVNHYCYENKI, via the coding sequence ATGGGTGCAATAGAGCGGAACGGATACACGTTTGAACCGGAATACAGCGTGACCAGACAAAACGGTGCGATCCATGTATACCGGCGCGGCCGGTTTGTCGAGGAGATTCCCTTTGAGTTTCACGGGGAGTTTCCAGAGCATGATTTAATTGAAGAGCTTGTCAATCATTATTGTTATGAAAATAAAATATAA
- a CDS encoding response regulator — MIDIVIAEDDFRVAQIHERLIEQLDGFNIIGKAANAKETMEILEVRKADLLLLDIYMPDEMGTTLIPVIRKRFPEVDIMIITAATETCHLQESLRAGIVHYLIKPVTAEKFKQVLLQYKKKRQTLLSQPQVSQSMIDQIFGDFSSGSRQAEDLPTGINSITLQKIRDVLRDAAKGMTAEELGEKMGASRTTARRYAEYLVSKEEARAELEYGIIGRPERKYYLADE, encoded by the coding sequence TTGATTGATATCGTGATCGCGGAGGATGATTTCCGTGTAGCGCAAATTCATGAAAGATTGATCGAACAGCTTGATGGATTCAACATTATCGGTAAAGCGGCCAATGCCAAAGAAACAATGGAAATTCTCGAGGTCCGAAAGGCCGACTTGCTGCTGTTGGATATTTACATGCCGGATGAGATGGGCACAACATTGATTCCTGTCATTCGAAAACGGTTTCCGGAAGTGGATATCATGATCATCACAGCAGCAACCGAAACATGTCATTTACAGGAATCGCTCCGGGCGGGAATTGTGCACTATTTGATTAAGCCTGTGACTGCCGAAAAATTCAAACAGGTGCTGCTTCAATATAAGAAAAAAAGGCAAACACTGCTTTCTCAGCCACAGGTCAGCCAATCAATGATTGACCAAATCTTCGGAGACTTCTCCAGCGGATCCCGTCAGGCTGAGGATTTGCCGACAGGTATCAATTCGATTACACTGCAAAAAATCAGGGATGTTCTGCGAGACGCAGCTAAAGGAATGACAGCCGAAGAACTCGGTGAAAAAATGGGGGCTTCACGTACAACAGCCCGCCGCTATGCCGAATATCTCGTGTCAAAAGAAGAAGCGCGCGCTGAGCTGGAATACGGAATTATCGGCAGACCGGAGAGAAAATACTATTTGGCGGATGAATAA